From one Oscillospiraceae bacterium genomic stretch:
- a CDS encoding TIGR04076 family protein gives MKPCKITAVKQVEHQDLMKLYENPLEHTCDIRVGDVFISENGEKPEGLCQSAWDSMAFFVKELAQGGGNFYDGWMKNPHSAMISCNDGFRPVSFYIEVVE, from the coding sequence ATGAAACCTTGTAAAATTACAGCGGTCAAGCAAGTGGAGCATCAGGATTTAATGAAGCTGTATGAAAATCCCCTCGAACACACTTGTGATATCCGGGTGGGTGATGTTTTTATCTCTGAAAACGGAGAAAAACCGGAAGGACTTTGCCAAAGTGCCTGGGACAGTATGGCATTTTTTGTAAAAGAGCTTGCCCAAGGAGGCGGCAACTTTTACGACGGTTGGATGAAAAATCCCCATTCTGCTATGATTTCCTGTAATGACGGATTTCGTCCCGTCAGCTTTTATATTGAAGTGGTGGAATAA
- a CDS encoding helix-turn-helix domain-containing protein, giving the protein MNLLKTGNLIAALRRERGNTQKQVADKLGISPKTISKWERGQGFPDVVFLPALSELFGVDIKKLLAGELPKTKAEAGNVKRTKFYVCDVCGNIVTDLGGSKNTQVLCCGRSLLPLTPQAADALHELCFETVEDEYYITFSHPMIKEHYISFVSYVRFDRVLTVKLYPEQDGALRFPVMRGGKFYYYCNEHGLFELKK; this is encoded by the coding sequence ATGAATTTATTAAAAACAGGTAACTTGATTGCTGCACTTCGTCGGGAACGTGGTAATACCCAGAAACAGGTGGCGGACAAGCTTGGTATTTCTCCCAAAACCATTTCCAAATGGGAACGGGGACAGGGATTCCCGGATGTTGTTTTTTTGCCCGCTCTTTCGGAACTTTTTGGGGTGGACATCAAAAAGCTTTTGGCAGGAGAATTACCCAAGACAAAAGCGGAGGCGGGAAATGTGAAAAGAACGAAATTTTATGTGTGTGATGTGTGTGGTAATATTGTCACAGACTTAGGCGGCAGCAAAAATACCCAGGTGTTATGCTGCGGCAGAAGTTTGTTGCCGCTCACGCCTCAGGCGGCGGATGCTTTGCACGAGCTTTGCTTTGAAACGGTGGAGGATGAGTATTATATCACTTTCTCTCATCCCATGATAAAAGAACATTATATTTCCTTTGTTTCCTATGTCCGTTTTGACAGAGTGCTTACCGTAAAGCTTTATCCGGAGCAGGACGGCGCCCTGCGCTTTCCTGTTATGCGTGGCGGTAAATTTTATTATTATTGCAATGAGCACGGTTTGTTTGAGTTAAAAAAGTAA
- a CDS encoding zinc-ribbon domain-containing protein → MNFCANCGAKIEEGAVFCEHCGRRVEPGTPPVNQGYPSANYSNQTSTVVNYQAPQQPSTGANYRAPEQQMPPVSTPVAPKGKNTLLIVLLIVAFATLMVAAGFLGYQFISNKGTDEVVTVAPTPTPAPTGDPEAIVLEEEKRDDLLDMDEINRILAGVSSDTSIGVCVYDVKNDATYSAGVSDRAMSASALVNIPVLYTVSEDLKAGNITWNSNILFQFLDKDGRGALKKEDDGQYFNVTTLTQYMLNYSDNNATNSLMDHYGMGYIEEVCANGSYNSVRVERYLGILNGERDNYISADDATGMLADMYRSEEGMVDRSYLQKFFKIEDSAKNAGIGKYLPSGITFLNHNAVTSTVYNESAIISSEDAEYVITVLSEGPKPETQKTVIADLAWYVHNTLSQAGEE, encoded by the coding sequence ATGAATTTTTGTGCAAATTGCGGAGCAAAAATAGAGGAAGGTGCAGTATTCTGCGAGCATTGCGGACGTAGGGTTGAACCCGGAACTCCTCCGGTAAATCAGGGGTATCCGTCTGCGAATTACAGCAATCAGACCTCAACGGTTGTGAATTACCAGGCTCCCCAACAGCCCTCAACCGGCGCAAATTATCGTGCTCCCGAACAGCAGATGCCACCTGTTTCTACACCCGTGGCACCCAAAGGAAAGAACACACTGCTGATTGTTCTTTTGATTGTGGCGTTTGCTACTTTGATGGTTGCGGCAGGATTTTTGGGTTATCAGTTTATTTCCAACAAAGGAACTGATGAGGTTGTTACTGTGGCGCCCACACCCACTCCGGCTCCCACGGGAGATCCCGAAGCAATTGTTTTGGAGGAAGAAAAACGGGATGACTTACTGGATATGGATGAGATTAACCGTATCCTTGCAGGTGTTTCAAGCGATACCTCCATCGGTGTATGTGTATATGACGTGAAAAATGATGCAACTTATTCTGCAGGTGTATCTGATCGGGCAATGTCTGCTTCTGCACTGGTGAATATTCCGGTTTTATACACGGTCAGCGAAGATCTGAAGGCTGGAAATATTACCTGGAATTCCAATATTTTGTTCCAATTTTTGGATAAAGACGGTCGTGGCGCTTTGAAAAAAGAAGATGACGGTCAGTATTTTAATGTGACCACATTAACACAGTATATGTTAAATTACAGCGACAATAACGCCACCAACTCCCTGATGGATCATTATGGCATGGGCTACATTGAAGAGGTTTGTGCAAACGGGTCTTACAATTCCGTTCGGGTAGAACGTTATCTGGGAATTCTTAATGGAGAAAGGGATAACTATATCAGCGCTGACGATGCCACCGGTATGTTGGCAGATATGTATCGATCTGAGGAAGGTATGGTTGACCGTTCTTATTTGCAGAAGTTTTTCAAAATTGAGGACAGCGCCAAAAATGCAGGCATCGGCAAGTACTTACCAAGCGGTATTACCTTCTTAAACCATAATGCCGTTACTTCCACGGTATATAATGAATCTGCAATTATCTCTTCGGAGGATGCAGAGTATGTCATCACCGTTCTCTCGGAAGGACCAAAGCCGGAAACTCAGAAGACTGTGATTGCTGACCTTGCCTGGTATGTGCACAACACTTTAAGTCAGGCAGGAGAAGAATGA
- a CDS encoding PAS domain-containing protein: MLNQLLKSVIEQDTAPVVVCDTDSVIVYMNPAAIRQYHRDLTGQNLKDCHNQESNRKIDAVLDWFLKSKDNHIVFTYHDPKKNKDVYMVALRDDGGDFIGYYEKHEYRNRETMPPYDLK, encoded by the coding sequence ATGTTAAATCAACTTCTAAAAAGCGTGATTGAGCAAGACACGGCACCGGTGGTTGTTTGTGATACCGATTCGGTGATTGTGTATATGAATCCTGCGGCAATTCGTCAGTATCACAGAGATTTAACGGGGCAGAATTTAAAGGATTGCCATAACCAAGAATCCAATCGAAAGATTGATGCGGTGCTGGACTGGTTTTTAAAGAGTAAGGACAATCATATCGTGTTTACCTATCATGACCCCAAGAAAAACAAGGATGTATATATGGTGGCTCTTCGTGATGATGGAGGAGATTTCATCGGCTATTATGAAAAGCATGAGTATCGAAATAGAGAAACGATGCCTCCGTATGATTTAAAGTAG
- a CDS encoding SPFH domain-containing protein translates to MGLLKAGFGALGGVLADQWRDYFYCESMDADTLVVKGEKRIGGRSSNKKGTDNIISNGSIINVNEGQCMMIVESGKVVEVCADPGEFVYDNQTEPSIFYGKLGENIKKSFVEIGKRFAFGGEPAKDQRVYFFNTKEIMGNKYGTPSPIPFRIMDQAIGFPLDIKIRCHGEYSYRITNPLLFYTNVCANVEYQYTRDELDGQLKSELLTALNPAMFKISQNNIYYAAIPAYTMQLAEELNELLSSKWRDRRGIEIVEFGVSSVNATEEDEARITEYQRSTAMGRDANMLRGHMAGATAQAMNTAAANENGAMAGFMGMGMAGNMMGGMSSFMQGGTTQDTMVNQPVGGASPAADGWKCSCGTENTGKFCQNCGAAKPVAQNGWTCSCGAVNQGKFCQNCGAKKPEGAPLYRCDKCGWTPEDPMNPPKFCPECGDVFDENDRA, encoded by the coding sequence ATGGGTTTATTAAAAGCCGGATTTGGTGCGCTGGGTGGCGTTTTAGCGGATCAATGGCGTGACTATTTTTATTGTGAAAGTATGGACGCGGATACCTTAGTAGTAAAAGGCGAAAAAAGAATCGGAGGTCGTTCTTCCAATAAAAAAGGGACTGACAATATCATTTCCAACGGTTCCATCATCAATGTGAATGAAGGGCAGTGTATGATGATTGTGGAATCCGGAAAAGTGGTGGAAGTTTGTGCAGACCCCGGTGAATTTGTGTATGATAATCAGACGGAACCCAGTATTTTTTACGGAAAATTAGGAGAAAACATCAAAAAGTCTTTCGTAGAAATCGGCAAGCGTTTTGCTTTTGGCGGAGAACCCGCTAAAGACCAGAGAGTGTATTTCTTCAACACCAAAGAAATTATGGGCAATAAATACGGCACACCGTCTCCTATTCCGTTCAGAATTATGGACCAGGCAATCGGATTTCCGTTAGATATTAAAATCCGTTGCCACGGCGAGTATTCTTATCGGATTACCAATCCGCTTCTGTTTTATACCAATGTGTGTGCTAATGTGGAATATCAGTATACTCGTGACGAACTTGACGGACAGTTGAAATCGGAATTACTGACCGCATTAAATCCCGCAATGTTTAAAATTTCTCAAAACAATATATATTATGCGGCAATTCCTGCTTATACCATGCAGCTGGCAGAGGAATTAAATGAGCTGTTATCTTCCAAATGGAGAGACAGACGCGGAATTGAAATTGTGGAATTTGGCGTTTCTTCCGTGAATGCAACCGAAGAAGACGAAGCAAGAATTACCGAATATCAGCGTTCCACCGCTATGGGCAGAGATGCCAATATGCTAAGAGGTCATATGGCAGGTGCTACCGCTCAGGCTATGAACACCGCTGCAGCAAATGAAAACGGTGCTATGGCAGGCTTCATGGGGATGGGTATGGCAGGCAATATGATGGGCGGTATGTCCAGCTTTATGCAGGGCGGAACCACTCAGGACACGATGGTGAATCAGCCTGTTGGGGGAGCATCTCCTGCAGCTGATGGATGGAAATGTTCGTGCGGAACCGAGAATACCGGAAAATTCTGCCAGAATTGCGGTGCGGCAAAACCAGTGGCTCAAAATGGTTGGACCTGTAGCTGCGGTGCAGTAAATCAGGGAAAATTCTGCCAGAATTGCGGTGCAAAAAAACCGGAAGGAGCACCTTTGTATCGTTGTGATAAATGCGGTTGGACTCCGGAGGATCCTATGAATCCGCCTAAGTTTTGTCCGGAATGCGGGGACGTTTTTGACGAGAACGACCGGGCATAA
- the csaB gene encoding polysaccharide pyruvyl transferase CsaB, giving the protein MKILLAAMKMDIGGAETHILELAKGLVAEGHEVQVISEGGIFAEELETCGIKHTYAPLSSKSPKNILTSYQTLKELIQKEKFDIVHSHARIPNLIIHMLKKKLQFGFVSTLHFAFTKNTFVKKFTVWGDKCLVVSDDLKRHLIRNSHMQAKDITITVNGINPDEFVGIEPDPTLMSELGIKEGTKKIVCVCRLEKGNCDSAYMLVKQAEELNKKLRDVQIIIVGDGDAYEELSQMAEEVNRSTKNRTVIMAGKRNDVNKIVALADVFVGISRAALEAMAAGKIVVLTGSYGHHGVLNPKDFSDLRSANFTCRGLKAPTEDVVAKAVCDAYRMEKSQKDELVSRLQKLVLTEYSAKRMTEDALNVYQQLAYEMKRSDIVLSGYYGFQNSGDDAILRMIIKDIRSYDPDIGITILSNRPADTKRNYQVNAVNRWNLLAIRKVLKESRLFISGGGSIIQDVTSTKSLLYYLSLIRMAKKQNNKVMLYANGIGPVQKPKNLKRTKNVLNQIDVITLREEDSRELLNELSIISPKIAVTCDPVLALTEIDNEQADSLLYRHQLIGEPYVLVSLREWKTIPLFEAELLDALKELKQKHNCELLFVSMQSPQDNAINQKYAKLTNSVCITKRLSADACIGLAQNALFAVGMRLHLLIYAFAANVPSIGLAYDPKVESVMKYFGQDTYMGLLEFTKMSFTAKAERILANRQTLRTDLAIRLHELRELNKVNLDYVVKLLESKE; this is encoded by the coding sequence ATGAAAATATTACTGGCAGCTATGAAAATGGATATCGGCGGTGCTGAAACCCATATTCTGGAATTGGCGAAAGGCTTAGTGGCAGAAGGCCATGAAGTTCAGGTGATATCCGAAGGCGGTATTTTTGCAGAGGAACTGGAAACATGCGGAATTAAGCATACTTATGCTCCCTTATCTTCCAAATCTCCTAAAAACATTCTCACCTCTTATCAAACGCTGAAAGAACTGATTCAAAAAGAAAAATTCGATATCGTGCACTCCCACGCCAGAATTCCCAATCTGATTATACATATGCTGAAGAAAAAACTGCAGTTTGGATTTGTGTCTACCCTGCATTTTGCTTTCACAAAAAATACGTTTGTGAAAAAATTTACCGTTTGGGGAGATAAATGTCTGGTGGTATCTGATGACTTAAAACGTCACCTGATCCGCAACAGCCATATGCAAGCAAAAGACATCACCATCACTGTCAACGGTATCAATCCGGATGAATTTGTGGGGATAGAACCTGACCCCACTCTGATGAGTGAACTAGGTATCAAAGAAGGTACCAAAAAAATTGTTTGTGTGTGCCGTTTGGAAAAAGGCAACTGTGACAGTGCCTATATGCTGGTAAAACAAGCCGAAGAACTCAATAAAAAACTGCGTGACGTGCAGATTATCATCGTGGGAGACGGTGATGCTTACGAAGAACTGTCTCAAATGGCAGAAGAAGTGAACCGCTCCACCAAAAACCGCACCGTCATTATGGCAGGCAAACGAAACGACGTGAATAAAATTGTGGCATTGGCAGATGTGTTTGTGGGAATTTCCCGTGCAGCACTGGAAGCAATGGCAGCAGGAAAAATCGTGGTATTAACCGGAAGTTACGGTCATCACGGCGTACTGAATCCCAAAGACTTTTCCGATCTACGCTCCGCAAACTTTACCTGCCGCGGCTTAAAAGCACCTACCGAAGATGTGGTAGCCAAAGCCGTTTGTGATGCCTACCGCATGGAAAAATCGCAAAAAGACGAGTTGGTTTCCCGTTTGCAGAAGTTAGTCTTAACCGAATATTCCGCCAAACGGATGACCGAAGACGCCTTAAATGTATATCAGCAACTTGCTTATGAAATGAAACGAAGCGACATCGTGCTTTCCGGTTACTATGGTTTCCAGAACTCCGGAGACGATGCCATCTTACGGATGATTATAAAAGATATCCGTTCCTATGACCCTGATATCGGGATTACTATTTTGTCCAACCGTCCTGCGGATACCAAACGAAATTATCAGGTTAATGCGGTCAACCGCTGGAATCTGCTTGCAATCCGTAAGGTATTAAAAGAATCCCGCTTATTTATTTCAGGTGGCGGAAGTATCATCCAGGATGTTACCTCCACCAAATCTCTGCTATATTATCTGTCCCTGATTCGTATGGCTAAAAAGCAAAACAATAAGGTAATGCTGTATGCCAACGGTATCGGTCCCGTGCAGAAACCTAAGAATTTAAAACGTACCAAAAACGTGTTAAATCAGATAGATGTGATTACCCTTCGGGAAGAAGATTCCAGAGAACTGTTAAACGAACTGAGTATCATCTCCCCCAAAATTGCTGTTACTTGCGACCCTGTTCTGGCATTGACCGAAATTGATAACGAACAGGCAGATTCTCTGCTGTACCGTCATCAGCTAATCGGAGAACCTTATGTACTTGTGTCTTTGAGAGAGTGGAAAACCATCCCACTCTTTGAAGCAGAGCTGCTGGATGCCTTAAAAGAATTGAAGCAAAAACACAACTGTGAGCTTTTGTTTGTGTCTATGCAATCTCCTCAGGATAACGCCATTAACCAAAAATACGCAAAACTGACCAACTCCGTCTGCATTACCAAACGCCTGTCGGCAGATGCCTGCATCGGGTTGGCACAAAATGCACTGTTTGCCGTGGGAATGAGACTTCATCTTTTAATTTATGCTTTCGCCGCAAACGTGCCCTCCATCGGCTTGGCGTATGACCCCAAGGTGGAAAGTGTGATGAAATATTTCGGGCAGGACACCTATATGGGACTTTTGGAATTTACCAAAATGAGTTTTACCGCCAAAGCAGAACGAATTCTTGCCAACCGACAAACTCTACGCACCGATTTGGCAATCCGCTTGCACGAGTTAAGAGAACTCAACAAAGTGAATCTTGATTACGTGGTGAAACTGCTGGAATCAAAAGAGTAA
- a CDS encoding peptidoglycan bridge formation glycyltransferase FemA/FemB family protein has product MVTELTKDRYEEYEEFNKNHPKGHFMQSVLWAQMKPEWKNVILICTDKNNKIKGSMSVLIRPVPVIKRTIMYSPRGPVCDLDDKETLKELYDGIKKLAKKHKAYVFKADPDVKSDNEVFKQNLKNAGFKITPGSQTFDGIQPCFVFRLDVSGKTEEEIFNNFQSKTRYNVRLSVKKGVTVRLGGKEDINDFQRLMEETGLRDEFVVRPASYFEKMLEVYGDNARLYMADYEGKPIAGTLAIYYGNKVWYLYGASGNAYRNVMPNYQLQWEMIRWSIEKGCDIYDFRGVPGDVPEDHPLYGLVRFKRGFNGEYTEFLGEAEIVFSPFINWAVHRGEQIFRELRRKRYLRKNKNK; this is encoded by the coding sequence ATGGTAACCGAACTCACAAAAGATAGATACGAAGAATACGAGGAATTTAACAAAAATCATCCCAAAGGACATTTTATGCAGTCTGTACTTTGGGCACAGATGAAACCGGAATGGAAAAACGTGATTTTAATCTGCACGGATAAAAACAACAAAATCAAAGGCTCTATGAGCGTATTGATCCGTCCTGTTCCTGTGATCAAAAGAACCATCATGTACTCTCCCAGAGGTCCCGTTTGTGACTTGGATGATAAAGAAACCTTAAAAGAACTTTACGACGGCATCAAAAAGCTTGCAAAAAAACACAAAGCTTATGTGTTTAAAGCTGATCCCGATGTGAAAAGCGATAACGAAGTGTTTAAACAGAATCTGAAAAATGCCGGCTTTAAAATCACGCCCGGAAGCCAGACCTTCGATGGAATTCAGCCTTGCTTCGTATTCCGTCTGGATGTTTCCGGTAAAACTGAAGAAGAAATTTTTAATAATTTCCAATCCAAAACCCGTTATAATGTCCGACTTTCCGTGAAAAAAGGCGTAACCGTTCGTCTGGGCGGAAAAGAAGATATCAACGATTTCCAACGACTGATGGAAGAAACCGGTCTTCGTGACGAATTTGTGGTACGTCCTGCTTCCTACTTTGAAAAAATGCTGGAAGTATACGGTGATAATGCCCGTCTGTATATGGCAGATTACGAAGGAAAACCCATTGCGGGTACCCTTGCTATCTACTACGGTAATAAGGTTTGGTACTTATACGGTGCATCCGGCAATGCTTACCGTAACGTGATGCCAAACTATCAGCTCCAGTGGGAAATGATCCGCTGGTCTATTGAAAAAGGATGCGATATCTATGACTTCCGCGGTGTGCCCGGAGACGTCCCCGAAGATCATCCGCTGTATGGCTTAGTCCGCTTCAAAAGAGGATTCAACGGTGAATACACTGAATTTTTAGGGGAAGCCGAAATTGTGTTCTCTCCCTTTATCAACTGGGCTGTTCACCGTGGAGAACAGATTTTCAGAGAACTGAGAAGAAAACGTTATCTTCGCAAAAACAAAAACAAATAA
- a CDS encoding TPM domain-containing protein, giving the protein MKRIVWMLCLLMFCLTCTVPAVAMEAVSDDSQTEKICIYDFADLLTYEEWESMNNQLTEFTEKYDFEAVVMIDEELYKSTAEESANAIYDEMEFGVGANKDGCLFYIGVEAGEYYILTNGYGTTAINESGISYLKREVEPHLKDRDFAKAVEAYVSVTDELVSMAKSGTPYEETDWGYVAIVIGCAVAIPLILAFIMMMVQLSKMKTAVANDYAANYEKDGSYHLDFAKDVFLYSRVTKVKKENNNSTSSSGSSRGGGGGSF; this is encoded by the coding sequence ATGAAACGAATAGTATGGATGTTATGCTTGTTGATGTTCTGCCTCACCTGTACGGTGCCGGCAGTTGCAATGGAAGCTGTTTCGGACGATTCTCAGACAGAGAAGATTTGTATCTACGATTTTGCAGACCTGCTCACCTATGAGGAGTGGGAATCGATGAACAACCAATTGACCGAATTTACCGAAAAATACGATTTTGAGGCAGTTGTTATGATTGACGAAGAACTTTATAAAAGCACTGCCGAAGAGTCTGCCAATGCGATTTATGATGAAATGGAATTTGGCGTTGGAGCGAATAAAGACGGTTGTTTATTCTACATTGGCGTGGAAGCGGGAGAATATTACATTCTCACCAACGGATACGGTACCACTGCAATCAATGAAAGCGGTATCTCGTATTTAAAACGGGAAGTGGAACCTCATTTAAAAGACCGAGATTTTGCCAAAGCGGTGGAGGCTTACGTTTCTGTTACGGACGAGTTGGTTTCTATGGCAAAAAGCGGCACACCTTACGAAGAAACTGATTGGGGATATGTGGCAATTGTTATAGGATGTGCAGTAGCAATTCCGTTGATTCTGGCATTTATTATGATGATGGTGCAGCTTTCCAAGATGAAAACGGCGGTTGCCAACGATTATGCGGCAAATTATGAAAAAGATGGCAGCTATCATCTGGATTTTGCAAAAGACGTTTTCTTATACAGCCGTGTTACCAAAGTGAAAAAAGAAAACAACAATTCCACTTCCTCTTCGGGTAGTTCCCGAGGGGGCGGCGGTGGCTCTTTTTAA
- a CDS encoding DUF2344 domain-containing protein, with the protein MKIRLQFEKNMPYISHLDLMKAVQKILKRTGLPLKYSEGFNPHMVLNIANPLPLGIVGKQEFLDFELKTDSLSFGEVKEKLRLASPEGIVPVEIYTENLKKFNLTTNADYEITIRTEDGEKIREFLAQETIPFEKFSKGKTKTIDLKELIFRYELKNTEDGIHLSLNCACGNEKTLNPLLLKKAMLDSGINITAFLATRLGFYDEDGNGFAS; encoded by the coding sequence ATGAAAATCAGATTACAGTTTGAAAAGAATATGCCATACATATCCCATCTGGATTTGATGAAGGCAGTGCAGAAAATTTTAAAACGCACCGGTCTTCCTCTAAAATACTCCGAGGGATTTAATCCGCATATGGTGTTAAACATTGCCAATCCCCTGCCCTTAGGCATTGTGGGAAAACAAGAATTTTTGGATTTCGAATTAAAAACCGATTCCCTCTCCTTCGGCGAAGTGAAAGAAAAGCTCCGTTTGGCAAGTCCCGAAGGGATTGTGCCCGTGGAAATTTACACCGAAAACTTGAAAAAATTCAACCTGACCACCAATGCGGATTACGAAATTACCATTCGCACCGAAGATGGCGAAAAAATTCGTGAATTCTTAGCGCAAGAAACGATCCCTTTTGAAAAATTTTCCAAAGGAAAAACCAAAACCATTGATTTAAAAGAGTTGATATTCCGCTATGAATTAAAAAACACCGAGGATGGCATTCATTTATCATTAAACTGTGCCTGCGGAAACGAAAAAACCTTAAATCCCTTACTGTTAAAGAAAGCGATGCTGGATAGCGGTATTAACATCACCGCATTTTTAGCAACCCGACTCGGATTTTACGACGAAGACGGAAACGGCTTCGCATCATAA
- a CDS encoding glutamine amidotransferase, translating into MKLTLLHLFPELLNLYGDRGNITVFRKRCRLRNIELIVKPVSFSEELDLSDVDIVYLGGGSEKDLPKIVEKLKEKQEELLQYRDENGALLAVATGYPLLGTAFVAEGTSYEGLGLLPITTEVGNEKLIGNISVDSTIGVLGGFENHTGRTRLSEGVAPLGTVISGRGNNGEDKTEGAIFKNFIGTYLSGPLLPKSPEVCDLLIARAIEKKYGSFPELEPISNKYENLAKGYVLNYGNRTHKR; encoded by the coding sequence ATGAAACTGACTTTACTCCATCTGTTCCCCGAACTGTTAAATTTATACGGTGACCGGGGCAACATCACCGTGTTCCGGAAGCGGTGCCGCTTGCGAAACATTGAGCTTATCGTTAAGCCTGTCTCATTTTCAGAGGAGCTGGACTTATCTGATGTGGATATCGTCTACTTAGGCGGCGGAAGCGAAAAAGATTTGCCAAAAATTGTGGAAAAGCTGAAAGAAAAGCAGGAAGAACTTCTTCAATACCGTGATGAAAACGGTGCACTTTTAGCAGTGGCAACCGGATATCCCCTATTGGGAACTGCCTTTGTGGCAGAAGGAACCTCCTATGAAGGATTGGGACTTCTTCCCATCACCACAGAAGTTGGCAACGAAAAACTCATCGGAAACATTTCCGTGGATTCCACCATTGGCGTGCTGGGCGGCTTTGAAAATCACACAGGACGCACTCGTTTGTCTGAGGGCGTGGCTCCCTTGGGAACTGTTATCAGCGGTCGCGGAAACAACGGTGAAGACAAAACAGAAGGCGCCATCTTTAAAAACTTTATCGGCACCTACCTCTCAGGTCCCCTGCTTCCAAAAAGTCCGGAAGTCTGCGACCTGCTCATTGCCAGAGCAATCGAAAAAAAATATGGGTCCTTCCCTGAGCTGGAACCCATTTCCAACAAATATGAAAATCTTGCGAAAGGATATGTCTTAAATTATGGTAACCGAACTCACAAAAGATAG
- a CDS encoding serine hydrolase, which produces MMKKVLIIVILLFLLAGGLFIGAYLLPKKEVPAEPKEKIAAEPVITEPVPTEPPPKENSLLALQEELQVQLETFEGDWAIYVENLSNNDAIEINNQKMISASLIKLFVMGDVFAEMKQGTILQEQVTTKLHQMITVSDNEATNDLVGILGGGTYTDMEGEAFQKGMQHLNSYSQSLGFSDTELQRDLKNSRSKPIVQQNYTSVVDCGKFLSALYRKELVSEEADTQMMELLKQQTRTGKIPQGLPEGTVCANKTGELSTAENDAAVVFSPGGDYVICVISNNVSDTAAAREHIVELSRSVYEYFN; this is translated from the coding sequence ATGATGAAAAAAGTATTGATCATAGTTATTTTGCTCTTTTTGTTGGCAGGGGGATTGTTTATTGGAGCTTATTTGCTTCCCAAGAAAGAAGTACCGGCAGAGCCCAAAGAAAAGATTGCTGCGGAGCCTGTCATCACGGAACCTGTTCCCACAGAACCGCCGCCGAAAGAAAATTCTTTGCTGGCGTTGCAGGAAGAACTTCAAGTTCAGCTGGAAACCTTTGAGGGAGACTGGGCTATTTATGTGGAAAATTTATCTAATAATGATGCCATTGAAATCAATAATCAAAAGATGATTTCCGCCAGTTTGATTAAGCTTTTCGTGATGGGCGATGTTTTTGCGGAAATGAAGCAGGGAACCATTTTACAAGAGCAGGTAACAACCAAGCTTCATCAGATGATCACCGTAAGTGATAACGAAGCCACCAATGACTTGGTTGGGATTTTAGGCGGCGGAACCTACACCGATATGGAAGGAGAAGCTTTCCAAAAAGGGATGCAACACCTGAATTCCTACAGCCAATCATTAGGCTTTTCGGACACAGAACTGCAACGGGATTTAAAAAATTCCCGTTCCAAACCCATTGTGCAGCAAAATTACACCTCCGTGGTGGATTGCGGCAAATTTTTAAGTGCACTGTATCGGAAAGAACTGGTTTCCGAAGAGGCTGATACCCAAATGATGGAACTCTTAAAACAGCAGACCCGCACTGGGAAAATCCCCCAAGGATTGCCTGAGGGAACTGTTTGTGCCAACAAAACCGGAGAACTGAGTACCGCAGAAAATGATGCAGCAGTTGTGTTCTCTCCCGGTGGGGATTATGTGATTTGTGTGATATCCAACAATGTTTCCGATACTGCAGCAGCAAGGGAACACATTGTGGAGCTTTCCCGTTCGGTTTATGAGTATTTCAACTAA
- a CDS encoding rhodanese-like domain-containing protein, giving the protein MKKIWILLSGIFGIFCIFLTACTNHTADLPKEQGESVMYEQITPQKAKELMKNESDYVILDVREQDEFEEGHIEGAILIPYTQINAKAEEILLQKDQLILVYCRSGRRSKIAAEALVNLGYTNVKEFGGIIDWPYDIVK; this is encoded by the coding sequence ATGAAAAAAATATGGATTTTGTTGTCGGGTATTTTTGGTATTTTTTGTATCTTTCTTACCGCTTGCACCAATCATACAGCTGATTTACCAAAAGAACAAGGAGAAAGCGTTATGTATGAACAAATTACACCCCAAAAGGCAAAAGAACTGATGAAAAACGAATCGGATTATGTCATTTTAGACGTAAGAGAGCAAGACGAATTTGAGGAGGGACATATCGAAGGTGCCATTTTGATTCCGTATACCCAAATCAACGCCAAAGCGGAAGAAATCCTGCTTCAAAAAGATCAGTTGATTTTGGTCTATTGCCGTTCGGGACGTCGCAGTAAAATTGCTGCCGAAGCTTTAGTCAACTTAGGCTACACTAACGTGAAGGAATTTGGCGGTATTATCGACTGGCCTTATGATATCGTGAAATAA